The following nucleotide sequence is from Synechococcus sp. KORDI-52.
ACGCCCAGGAGCAACAGGCCGATCGGCACCAGGGTTTGCCAGAGCCGACGGATCAGCCGTTGGGGATGGCCGGCATAAATACGTGTGATGGCGGCAGGGTCGTACTCGAGTAACCCCGCGGCTTCGATGAAATCCCCGAGCTCCTGCGCCATCAATTCATCGGGATGTTCAACACCCCTTCTAAACGAACCGAGCTGCCGCTACGGTCGGCATCATCACAGGGCTGGACGTGCTCACGGGTCTGCTGCTGCAGAACATTGCTCTGATTGAGAGTCTTGAACTGGAGTTCAGCTCGGGTTTCACGGTGCTCACCGGTGAGACCGGCGCCGGCAAGTCGATCCTTCTCGATGCCCTCGATGCGGTGCTGGGTGGAGCGCAGGGGGCCAGCGGGATTCGTCTGCTGCGTGCTGGTTCGGATCGCGCCAGGATCGAGGCTGAGTTTCAACTCAACCCAGCCCTCGAGCAGTGGTTGACCGAGGCGGAGTTTGATCCCGAAGAGGAGCTCCTGATCAGCCGTGAATGGAAACGGCAGGAGGGTGATCGTTATTCCAGTCGCTGTCGGCTGAACGGCAGCACGGTGAATCGTCAGCAGTTGCTTGAGCTCAGGCCGCTGTTGATTGACCTCACCGTTCAGGGCCAGACCCATTTGCTGTCGCGGGCAGGGCAGCAACGGCTCTGGCTGGACCGTCTCGGTGGTGCTGCGTTGGCCCAGGTCAAGGTTCACGTGGCTGATGCCTGGACCGAATGGCGCCTGGCTGCAGATGCCCTGAAGGCACTTGAACAGGAGCAGCAGCGCTCAGAACAGGAGCGGGCTGAACAGGAAGAGCAGCTGGAGCAGCTTCAAGCCGCTGATCTCGAGGACCCCGACGAACAGCAGCGGTTGGAACAGGAGCAGGACCGCCTCGTTCATGGCGTGAGGCTGCTGGAGGGTCTGGCCTCGCTGTTTGGTCGCCTCCGCGATGCTGCGGATCAGGGTCCTTCTCTCCAGGATCACCTTGCGGTGTCCATCCAGGAGCTGCAGGCCATGGCGCAGCTGGATGGTTCACTCGAGCCCCTGCGCGATCAGGCTCTGGATCTCGAGGCCGGTGTGGACAGTTTGCTGCGCTCCCTCGATCAATACGGTCTGGCGCTCGAGAGCGATCCAGACCATCTCACGCGGATTCAGGACCGTCTGTCGGTTTTGAAACGCCTGCAGCGCCGTTACGGCCTTGATCTGGCCGGCTTGATTCAGCGTCGCGATGAGCTGCTTCATCGTTTGG
It contains:
- the recN gene encoding DNA repair protein RecN, producing MLTGLLLQNIALIESLELEFSSGFTVLTGETGAGKSILLDALDAVLGGAQGASGIRLLRAGSDRARIEAEFQLNPALEQWLTEAEFDPEEELLISREWKRQEGDRYSSRCRLNGSTVNRQQLLELRPLLIDLTVQGQTHLLSRAGQQRLWLDRLGGAALAQVKVHVADAWTEWRLAADALKALEQEQQRSEQERAEQEEQLEQLQAADLEDPDEQQRLEQEQDRLVHGVRLLEGLASLFGRLRDAADQGPSLQDHLAVSIQELQAMAQLDGSLEPLRDQALDLEAGVDSLLRSLDQYGLALESDPDHLTRIQDRLSVLKRLQRRYGLDLAGLIQRRDELLHRLGSDGFAADLTRLHKEENDRRQTRDQANAVLHRERLKAAEALEASLLELLPPMGLANVRFKVGLTPSDPAEHGADAVQFLFSANPGQPMAPLTEVASGGEMSRFLLALKTTLAAVDGSSTLLFDEIDAGVSGRVSGAMADLLQTLACQRQVFCVTHQPLVAAVADHHFRVSKHVEDGVTHSRVSRLRDTQERRQELADLAGGDQADAYAASLLDQRTA